In the Onychostoma macrolepis isolate SWU-2019 chromosome 09, ASM1243209v1, whole genome shotgun sequence genome, one interval contains:
- the LOC131547189 gene encoding uncharacterized protein LOC131547189 has product MEREKWNITRSNLRKRAVKRVTQFMKSLNDEDMDCTNEEHSVENEVVTSSFVLPPICRSESDGESESASDEDSLDITKGLAGCLRDWATHFRISLIALSALLSILKVHHPSLPKDARTLLKTQTQHSVVSLASGSFHYFGIQKMFSHIFQKLTSVVRNHHSFKLQLNMDGLPIFKSSGVQFWPILGMLQAYSRKPVLIALYCGKSKPQSLSEYLKDLVCELKSLSTGFVVNGKTFFLTVCSVICDAPARAFIKGIKSHNGYSGCDKCVQSGIYINNRMTFPELNSRVRTDVSFSNAEDEDHHVQHSPFCETSVPMVSGFPHDYMHLVCLGVVRRLLDLWMGTRGKLSYRISSRQVSIISGKLLALKSYIPSEFARRPRALDERLRWKATELRQFLLYTGPVVLRDVLTTEVYQNFMLLSVGIYILASPTYCLLLNDFANTLLRSFVKHFGELYGHCFLVYNIHGLTHLSDDVKVHGHLDLISGFPFENYLKKIKGMVRKPSSPLQQVIRRISELDSTSLNDEETRKAHKNENAALRWTCSRRIHRSGLPI; this is encoded by the coding sequence ATGGAGAGAGAAAAGTGGAATATCACTCGCAGCAATTTAAGGAAAAGGGCTGTTAAAAGAGTCACCCAGTTTATGAAATCTTTGAATGATGAGGATATGGATTGTACTAATGAAGAGCATAGTGTTGAAAATGAAGTAGTTACTTCAAGCTTTGTTTTGCCACCAATCTGTAGATCAGAAAGTGATGGGGAAAGTGAATCAGCAAGTGACGAGGATAGCCTTGATATTACTAAAGGTTTAGCGGGATGTTTGAGAGACTGGGCAACACATTTTCGCATTTCATTGATTGCTTTGTCTGCCCTTTTGTCGATACTGAAAGTCCATCACCCATCTTTGCCAAAAGATGCAAGAACATTACTCAAAACACAGACTCAACATAGTGTTGTTTCCTTGGCGAGTGGATCATTCCATTACTTTGGTATACAGAAAATGTTCAGCCACATATTTCAGAAGCTTACATCAGTTGTCCGGAATCATCACAGCTTCAAATTGCAATTAAACATGGATGGTCTTCCAATTTTTAAAAGTTCAGGTGTACAGTTCTGGCCAATTTTAGGAATGCTCCAGGCTTACAGTAGAAAACCTGTGCTGATTGCTCTTTACTGTGGGAAATCGAAGCCTCAGTCCTTGTCAGaatatctgaaggatctggtCTGTGAGTTGAAATCCTTGAGCACTGGTTTTGTTGTTAATGGAAAGACCTTCTTCTTGACTGTGTGCTCGGTAATCTGTGATGCTCCTGCGAGGGCTTTTATTAAGGGTATTAAGTCACACAATGGATACAGTGGCTGTGATAAATGTGTACAGTCTGGCATTTACATTAATAATCGCATGACATTCCCAGAACTTAATTCTAGGGTAAGAACCgatgtttctttttcaaatgcAGAGGATGAAGACCACCATGTACAACATTCCCCATTTTGTGAAACATCTGTTCCCATGGTTAGTGGATTTCCACATGACTATATGCATTTAGTGTGCTTAGGCGTGGTGCGTCGTCTGCTTGATTTGTGGATGGGAACTCGCGGCAAGTTGAGTTACCGTATTTCATCCAGGCAAGTGTCTATCATTTCTGGCAAACTGCTTGCTCTCAAGAGTTACATACCCTCTGAATTTGCTAGAAGACCAAGGGCACTTGATGAAAGGTTACGATGGAAAGCAACAGAACTTAGGCAGTTCTTACTTTACACTGGTCCAGTAGTTTTGAGGGATGTGCTGACTACTGAGGTTTACCAAAATTTTATGTTGTTGTCTGTGGGCATATATATCTTGGCAAGTCCAACATATTGTTTGCTGTTAAATGACTTTGCAAACACACTACTTAGATCATTTGTTAAGCATTTTGGGGAACTCTATGGTCATTGTTTTTTAGTGTACAACATACATGGTCTGACTCATCTCAGTGATGATGTGAAGGTGCATGGCCACTTAGATTTAATTTCAGGGTTTCCTTTTGaaaactacttaaaaaaaattaaaggaatgGTTAGAAAACCTAGCTCACCACTGCAGCAAGTTATACGCAGAATTTCAGAACTTGATTCAACAAGTTTAAATGATGAGGAAACCCGGAAAgctcacaaaaatgaaaatgctgcacTCAGATGGACCTGTTCCAGAAGGATTCACAGGAGCGGTCTCCCAATTTAA